One region of Permianibacter fluminis genomic DNA includes:
- a CDS encoding sugar-transfer associated ATP-grasp domain-containing protein: MPGLHALRRILNASRDAAQHGGLPVTRQFAEMLVLKLLRDLGPNYYHVARFWRREIPFRNKWRHANEREYDELLFAINPPAYQKISQHKVTEKATLSLFGIPTPTFIGFFHQFRGADRHNLPLTCSDDLQRVLKAMAGQRVCFKAVEGFGGLGFVALDVNSSGEMLQHPISGQQWTVDGWAQHLLQSSAGWLLETYLTQHPDLAALNANSVNTLRIWVLEQHGKFTAHHAVLRIGRAGSQVDNTTSGGLAVAVDIVTGCLLNGIDVRKPGKVISHNPDTGNLLTGVQLPHWNEVLRLSERALAVFPEMRFAGVDVAITPEGPAIIELNVFPDRITAVRWDLPHKDFFEPALRSDVATGRASDGGK, from the coding sequence GTGCCAGGATTGCATGCTCTGCGACGTATCCTCAACGCCAGCCGTGATGCGGCCCAGCATGGCGGCCTGCCGGTCACACGGCAATTCGCCGAAATGCTGGTGCTGAAATTGCTGCGCGATCTCGGCCCCAATTATTATCACGTGGCCCGGTTCTGGCGCCGCGAGATTCCGTTTCGCAACAAATGGCGCCACGCCAACGAGCGCGAATACGACGAGCTGTTGTTCGCTATCAATCCGCCCGCTTACCAGAAAATTTCACAACATAAGGTGACCGAAAAGGCCACGCTCTCGCTGTTTGGCATTCCAACGCCGACTTTCATTGGATTCTTTCATCAATTTCGTGGTGCAGATCGTCACAACCTTCCGTTGACTTGTAGCGATGATTTGCAGCGAGTGCTCAAGGCCATGGCTGGCCAGCGGGTCTGCTTCAAGGCAGTTGAGGGCTTTGGTGGGCTAGGTTTTGTTGCTCTTGATGTCAATAGTTCTGGGGAAATGCTGCAGCACCCAATCAGTGGCCAGCAATGGACGGTCGACGGGTGGGCGCAGCATCTGCTGCAGTCCTCAGCAGGATGGCTGCTGGAGACCTATTTGACGCAGCACCCTGATTTGGCCGCGCTGAATGCCAACTCAGTCAATACTTTGCGGATATGGGTGTTGGAACAGCACGGGAAATTTACCGCGCATCACGCCGTATTGCGCATTGGTCGGGCCGGTAGTCAGGTTGACAATACCACCAGCGGAGGACTAGCGGTGGCTGTCGATATTGTGACTGGTTGTTTGCTCAATGGTATCGATGTGCGCAAACCGGGCAAAGTGATCAGCCACAATCCAGACACTGGCAATTTGTTGACAGGTGTGCAGCTGCCACATTGGAACGAGGTTTTGCGCTTGAGTGAGCGTGCATTGGCGGTATTTCCCGAAATGCGTTTCGCTGGTGTTGATGTAGCAATCACGCCTGAGGGTCCAGCCATTATCGAACTGAACGTATTTCCTGACCGCATTACGGCTGTCCGCTGGGATTTGCCACACAAGGACTTTTTTGAGCCAGCGCTACGGTCTGATGTGGCGACCGGCCGGGCCAGTGACGGTGGCAAATAA
- a CDS encoding hydrolase 1, exosortase A system-associated, which yields MNANATRNDHINTDHPSVEHTNTSLMSSERVLTFPCAEAQLIGILHEPAAADSPLSHTGVVIVVGGPQYRVGSHRQFVLLARQLAAAGIPVLRFDYRGMGDSTGEARDFEQIDADIRAACDALCAANPAVRQLVLWGLCDAASAALFYAHTDARVAGLVLLNPWLRQAQAQAKTVIQHYYKQRLFSAGLWRKLLRGEFDFRASLRSLLTTLRQASAGNRASANAAGTETGMRGSLSERMAQGWQKFNGPIQLILSGDDLVAREFETVSSQQPEWRGLLSAARVQQLAMPAANHTFARAEWRDAVATATRDFVLALPSKAGPT from the coding sequence ATGAACGCCAATGCCACACGCAACGATCACATCAACACCGATCATCCGAGTGTCGAACACACGAACACTAGCCTAATGAGCAGCGAACGCGTACTGACTTTCCCCTGTGCCGAGGCTCAACTCATCGGCATCCTGCACGAACCCGCCGCGGCTGACAGCCCACTCAGCCACACCGGGGTGGTGATCGTGGTCGGTGGCCCGCAATACCGGGTCGGCAGTCATCGCCAGTTTGTTTTGCTGGCGCGGCAGCTGGCCGCGGCCGGGATTCCAGTGCTGCGTTTCGATTATCGCGGCATGGGCGACAGCACCGGCGAGGCGCGCGATTTTGAACAGATCGATGCCGATATCCGCGCTGCCTGCGATGCTCTCTGCGCCGCCAATCCGGCGGTTCGACAACTGGTGCTCTGGGGGCTGTGTGATGCCGCGTCGGCGGCGCTGTTCTATGCCCACACCGATGCCCGTGTCGCTGGGCTTGTGTTGCTCAATCCCTGGCTGCGGCAAGCGCAGGCGCAGGCAAAGACGGTTATCCAGCATTACTACAAGCAACGCTTGTTCTCGGCCGGGCTCTGGCGCAAATTGCTGCGCGGGGAGTTCGACTTTCGCGCCAGTCTGCGCAGCCTGCTGACAACGCTGCGGCAAGCTAGTGCCGGCAACCGCGCCAGCGCGAATGCTGCGGGCACAGAGACTGGAATGCGCGGCAGTTTGTCGGAGCGGATGGCGCAAGGCTGGCAGAAATTCAACGGACCGATCCAGCTGATTTTGTCCGGCGACGATCTGGTCGCCCGAGAATTTGAGACGGTCAGCAGCCAGCAGCCGGAGTGGCGCGGCCTGTTGAGCGCCGCGCGCGTCCAGCAGCTGGCCATGCCGGCCGCCAACCACACTTTCGCTCGCGCGGAATGGCGCGATGCGGTGGCGACAGCGACCCGCGATTTTGTCCTGGCGCTGCCGAGCAAGGCCGGGCCAACCTAA
- a CDS encoding acyl carrier protein produces MTVMADVTRVLGEVLALGERAKQLTADSALLGAMPEFDSMAVLGVITRLEEVFGISIADDEISAETFETVGSLAAFVEQKRG; encoded by the coding sequence ATGACAGTAATGGCTGATGTCACCCGGGTGCTGGGCGAAGTGCTGGCGCTGGGTGAGCGGGCAAAGCAACTGACGGCGGATTCGGCGCTGCTTGGTGCCATGCCGGAATTTGATTCGATGGCCGTGCTGGGCGTGATCACCCGGCTGGAAGAAGTGTTCGGCATCAGCATTGCCGATGACGAAATCTCGGCCGAAACCTTTGAGACCGTCGGCAGCCTGGCGGCATTTGTCGAGCAGAAACGTGGCTGA
- a CDS encoding alpha/beta hydrolase family protein, with amino-acid sequence MSDVFFLPGTAGPLLAVHWPGRAQRQPVLLLPPLLEELNKSRRQLNQLARALHGAGHGVLLVDWFGTGDSAGDLANASWSQWQADVASARAFLQQQYAQRPALCAIRGGALLLPEHADCDWLLCAPILTGQQQLNQWLRLKLMAARMAGESLNNEQLLAQIAAGGVEIAGYLLTAALVEPLRTVSISAPAGSLEIFEIGAGEQPLPALQTLLNGQLQHWHPIAGDAFWQTTEISTCPALDQSVLQALAARADATVSEAIV; translated from the coding sequence ATGTCAGACGTCTTTTTCCTGCCCGGCACAGCCGGTCCTCTGTTGGCAGTGCATTGGCCCGGTCGCGCGCAGCGCCAACCGGTCCTGCTGCTGCCCCCGCTGCTCGAAGAACTGAACAAATCACGGCGACAACTGAACCAGCTGGCGCGCGCGCTGCACGGCGCCGGTCACGGTGTTTTGCTGGTCGACTGGTTTGGAACTGGCGACAGCGCCGGTGATTTGGCAAACGCCAGCTGGTCGCAATGGCAGGCCGATGTCGCCAGCGCTCGGGCGTTTCTGCAGCAACAGTATGCGCAGCGTCCGGCGCTGTGCGCGATTCGCGGCGGTGCGCTGCTGCTGCCGGAACACGCAGATTGCGATTGGCTGTTGTGCGCGCCCATCCTGACTGGCCAGCAGCAACTGAACCAGTGGCTGCGGCTGAAACTGATGGCGGCCAGAATGGCGGGCGAATCGCTCAACAACGAGCAATTGCTGGCCCAGATTGCCGCCGGCGGCGTCGAAATTGCCGGCTATCTGTTGACGGCGGCGTTGGTCGAACCGCTGCGGACGGTGAGCATCAGCGCCCCAGCCGGATCGCTCGAGATATTTGAAATCGGCGCCGGCGAACAACCGCTGCCGGCGCTGCAAACCTTGCTCAATGGCCAGCTGCAACACTGGCATCCCATTGCCGGCGATGCGTTCTGGCAGACCACCGAAATCAGTACCTGTCCGGCGCTTGATCAATCCGTGCTGCAAGCCTTGGCGGCGCGTGCGGATGCGACGGTCAGCGAGGCGATCGTATGA
- a CDS encoding asparagine synthetase B family protein, with protein MTYLFGQAGTGSAPPLTAAGNAPQPLNHITDPAGLQVLAHGARAFSHDGWQILLFGDLRWRNTICAPDEILPKLQRRFARDGSACLADALGHFLLVVAQPQSQQLWLAIDRTGVRRAFYRQDGAQLLFGSKLADVARHAGRRPVINQQALYNYLYFHMVPSPDTIFQGCQKLAPGHVLHWQAGKLRTDNYFKARFHHRGDAEPANSEALLLPALESAVRRARGSDNCGAFLSGGLDSSSVVGMLAKAQPKPATFNIAFSDPKYDESAYARLSAKHFGTEHFELKLEPDEALAALSTIAAHGDEPFGNSSALPTYFCGKFARENGIKVMLAGDGGDELFAGNSRYAKNKLFEYYWRLPGGLRRLSETLAGSGSHADDSSRWPGPFGKVQSYIRQAAVPMPDRLQSYNFLHLHAPETVFTSQQLAHSDQRYPLQLWRERYREADAEDSLDATLYLDWKFTLADNDLVKVNSMCELAGIDVRYPMLDDDLIDLSLQLSAQRKLPGQKLRHYYKEACRGFLADETLDKSKHGFGLPFGVWLREHAGLRELVASKLDALKQRDIFLPSFIDHARHQHETGHASFFGELNWILMVLELWLEENG; from the coding sequence ATGACTTATTTGTTCGGCCAAGCCGGCACTGGCAGTGCCCCGCCTTTGACCGCCGCTGGCAACGCGCCACAACCGCTCAATCACATCACGGATCCGGCCGGATTACAGGTGCTTGCCCACGGAGCCCGGGCATTCAGCCACGACGGTTGGCAGATTTTGTTGTTTGGTGATCTGCGCTGGCGCAACACCATCTGCGCGCCGGACGAGATTTTGCCGAAACTGCAGCGTCGATTTGCCCGCGATGGCAGTGCCTGCCTCGCCGATGCGCTTGGACATTTTCTGCTGGTCGTCGCCCAGCCCCAGAGTCAGCAACTCTGGCTGGCCATTGATCGCACCGGCGTGCGCCGGGCGTTTTACCGGCAGGACGGCGCCCAGTTGCTGTTCGGCAGCAAATTGGCCGATGTCGCCCGCCATGCCGGTCGGCGCCCGGTGATCAATCAGCAAGCGCTGTACAACTATTTGTATTTTCATATGGTGCCGAGCCCGGACACGATTTTTCAGGGCTGCCAGAAACTGGCACCGGGCCATGTTCTGCACTGGCAGGCCGGCAAACTGCGCACCGACAACTACTTCAAGGCCCGCTTCCATCATCGCGGTGACGCCGAACCGGCCAACAGCGAAGCGCTGCTGCTACCGGCGCTGGAATCCGCCGTGCGACGCGCCCGTGGCAGTGACAATTGCGGCGCGTTTCTGAGTGGCGGCCTGGACAGTTCGAGTGTGGTTGGCATGCTGGCAAAAGCGCAGCCGAAGCCGGCGACGTTCAATATCGCGTTCAGTGATCCCAAATACGACGAGAGCGCGTATGCCCGGCTGTCGGCCAAGCATTTCGGCACCGAACATTTCGAGCTGAAGCTGGAGCCGGATGAGGCGCTGGCGGCTTTGTCCACCATCGCCGCGCACGGTGACGAACCGTTTGGCAATTCCAGCGCGCTGCCGACCTACTTCTGCGGCAAGTTCGCCCGCGAAAACGGCATCAAGGTAATGCTGGCCGGCGACGGCGGCGATGAACTGTTTGCCGGCAACTCCCGTTACGCCAAAAACAAATTGTTCGAGTATTACTGGCGGCTGCCGGGCGGCCTGCGCCGGCTCAGCGAAACGCTCGCAGGCTCCGGCTCGCATGCCGATGACAGCTCACGCTGGCCCGGCCCGTTTGGCAAAGTGCAGAGCTATATCCGGCAAGCGGCAGTGCCGATGCCGGATCGCTTGCAGAGTTACAACTTCCTGCATCTGCATGCACCGGAAACAGTATTCACATCACAGCAATTGGCGCACAGCGATCAGCGCTATCCGCTGCAGCTCTGGCGCGAACGCTACCGCGAAGCCGACGCCGAGGATTCGCTCGATGCCACGCTCTATCTAGACTGGAAGTTCACGCTCGCCGACAACGATCTGGTCAAGGTCAACAGCATGTGCGAGCTGGCGGGTATCGATGTGCGCTATCCGATGCTGGATGACGACCTGATCGATTTGTCATTGCAACTGTCGGCCCAGCGTAAACTGCCGGGCCAGAAGCTGCGCCACTATTACAAAGAAGCCTGTCGCGGCTTTTTGGCCGACGAAACCTTGGACAAGAGCAAACACGGATTCGGTTTGCCGTTCGGCGTTTGGCTGCGCGAACACGCCGGCCTGCGCGAACTGGTCGCCAGCAAACTGGATGCGCTGAAGCAGCGCGACATCTTCCTGCCCAGTTTCATCGATCACGCCCGGCACCAGCACGAAACCGGCCACGCCTCGTTCTTCGGCGAGCTGAACTGGATTCTGATGGTGCTGGAGTTGTGGCTGGAAGAGAACGGCTGA
- a CDS encoding tetratricopeptide repeat protein produces the protein MDARTVMDLRMHTRLRGLDWAFGRRLATLMLTGLALTLATPTPGHAEELPPDCGEFTNSYGPFDYTNPDHFAHKLSIVEKFHFRPEQELSTYKPNSKVKVDFGYTLRAFPNHHRALMALARWLKLHKPEDWTSEMRPECYFYRAVAWRPRDAVSRMIFGYYLHQNQRLNEAEAQYRMAVQIQPDYAEGHYNLGLLLADQKRWPESLAEAHRAYELKYPLPGLKNRLIAAKVWTEPAPIAKTPAFEPVSPDGVLPGAVSPETVVPEAASPQAVTPESVVPKPAVTELAPTGLAPTERAATKPAPTEGSASTNATTDTPTPTPL, from the coding sequence ATGGATGCACGAACTGTCATGGATTTACGGATGCACACTCGCTTGCGCGGGCTGGATTGGGCTTTTGGCCGCCGGCTTGCCACCCTCATGCTGACCGGACTGGCGCTGACCCTCGCCACCCCGACGCCCGGCCACGCCGAAGAATTACCGCCCGACTGCGGCGAGTTCACCAACTCCTACGGTCCGTTTGATTACACCAACCCGGATCATTTCGCGCACAAGCTGTCCATCGTCGAAAAATTCCACTTCCGGCCGGAACAGGAATTGTCGACCTACAAACCCAATTCCAAAGTCAAAGTCGATTTTGGTTACACGCTGCGCGCGTTTCCCAATCACCACCGCGCCCTGATGGCGTTGGCGCGCTGGCTCAAGCTGCACAAGCCGGAAGACTGGACCAGCGAAATGCGGCCGGAATGCTATTTCTACCGCGCCGTGGCCTGGCGACCACGCGATGCCGTGTCGCGGATGATCTTCGGTTATTACCTGCACCAGAATCAGCGCCTGAACGAGGCGGAAGCGCAGTACCGCATGGCCGTGCAAATCCAGCCGGATTACGCCGAAGGCCATTACAACCTGGGCTTGCTGCTCGCTGATCAAAAACGCTGGCCGGAATCGCTCGCCGAAGCGCACCGCGCTTATGAGCTCAAGTATCCGCTGCCCGGTTTGAAGAACCGGCTGATCGCCGCCAAGGTCTGGACCGAGCCGGCCCCAATCGCGAAGACGCCGGCGTTTGAACCGGTCTCGCCAGATGGCGTGTTGCCGGGCGCTGTCTCTCCGGAAACAGTCGTTCCGGAAGCAGCCTCTCCGCAAGCAGTCACTCCGGAATCTGTCGTGCCGAAGCCCGCAGTAACTGAGCTTGCACCAACTGGACTTGCACCAACCGAACGTGCAGCAACGAAACCGGCGCCAACCGAAGGCTCGGCTTCGACCAACGCGACCACCGATACGCCCACCCCGACGCCGCTCTGA
- a CDS encoding DUF1631 family protein, giving the protein MDFVPLLSTALMHDLPGRLEALLAQADELLTAAADAATPLSQRTRLVWRGRWLEAGSRRWLTEQADIDPLAHPALNALPTLLALAAAAGATPWSQLDVPERQLAELALGSLRGLDRFSGRRSENLPNQVGDILAAVVKRSIDPGTGSQQLGELLRSHATDVRPLEQQLINKERQSRQQQDAMRGVSRALQTRIGEHVLPDFAVQFFDGELRKLLQIVHVQSGESSTAWTQLLQAVDSLIWGLTEPDTATLKAAYGTRVRDGQRHLREQFGLIHHSQPAVESFFDTLDYFLLMRQSGQTPALPVQPWPQSSDSDQGWTLTGDPLLKARALRVGDWVALNFDQGPVRARLIDKDMQRGVYLFANLSGLRVSRLTLNALATEFAEQRIRVIDARPMLLSALPVLIEELENRVLQLQLDAKKLEDQQRKQEAERLQRELAAVRARQAEALAQQQAEREAQAKAEAEARLLAECKQDCKRLQPGAWIELRQDGKEIRAQLAVILNRTGELLFVDSQGRKILQADIDKLGAMLAAAELRISDYGRALDDALQQLVADHRQKMEEWR; this is encoded by the coding sequence TTGGACTTCGTTCCCTTGCTGTCGACCGCGCTGATGCACGATCTCCCGGGCCGGCTTGAGGCGCTGCTGGCACAAGCCGACGAGCTGCTCACCGCCGCCGCTGATGCCGCCACACCGCTGTCACAGCGCACCCGATTGGTCTGGCGTGGCCGCTGGCTGGAAGCCGGCAGCCGGCGCTGGCTGACCGAACAGGCCGATATCGACCCGTTGGCGCACCCGGCGCTCAACGCACTCCCCACCTTGCTCGCGCTGGCCGCTGCTGCCGGCGCTACCCCCTGGTCACAACTCGATGTGCCGGAACGGCAACTGGCCGAGCTCGCTCTCGGTTCGCTGCGCGGGCTGGACCGCTTCAGTGGCCGGCGCAGTGAAAACCTGCCGAATCAAGTCGGTGACATACTCGCCGCTGTGGTCAAGCGCAGCATCGACCCCGGCACCGGCAGTCAGCAACTCGGCGAATTGCTGCGCAGCCACGCCACCGACGTGCGCCCGCTCGAGCAACAGCTCATCAACAAAGAACGGCAAAGCCGCCAGCAACAGGACGCCATGCGCGGCGTCAGCCGGGCGCTGCAGACGCGCATCGGCGAACATGTGCTGCCGGATTTTGCCGTGCAGTTTTTTGATGGCGAATTGCGCAAGCTGCTGCAGATCGTTCACGTCCAGAGTGGCGAAAGCAGCACCGCCTGGACGCAATTGCTGCAAGCCGTGGACAGCCTCATCTGGGGTCTTACCGAACCGGACACTGCAACGCTGAAAGCCGCCTATGGCACCCGTGTGCGCGACGGTCAGCGCCATTTGCGCGAACAGTTCGGGCTGATTCACCACAGCCAGCCGGCGGTCGAAAGCTTCTTCGATACCCTCGATTATTTCCTGCTGATGCGGCAAAGCGGACAAACGCCGGCGCTGCCTGTGCAACCGTGGCCGCAAAGCAGCGACAGCGACCAGGGCTGGACCCTGACCGGCGATCCGCTGCTGAAAGCGCGAGCGCTGCGGGTCGGCGATTGGGTGGCACTGAACTTTGACCAAGGCCCGGTGCGCGCTCGCCTGATCGACAAAGACATGCAGCGCGGTGTTTACCTCTTCGCCAATCTGTCCGGCTTGCGAGTGTCACGGCTGACCCTGAACGCACTCGCCACCGAATTTGCCGAACAGCGCATCCGGGTCATCGACGCCCGCCCGATGTTGCTGTCCGCGCTGCCGGTATTGATCGAAGAACTGGAAAACCGGGTGCTGCAACTGCAGCTCGACGCCAAGAAACTTGAAGATCAGCAACGCAAACAGGAAGCCGAGCGTTTGCAGCGCGAACTGGCCGCCGTGCGCGCTCGCCAGGCCGAAGCGCTGGCGCAGCAACAAGCCGAACGCGAAGCTCAGGCCAAAGCGGAAGCCGAGGCGCGCCTGCTGGCGGAATGCAAACAGGATTGCAAACGGCTGCAACCCGGTGCCTGGATCGAGCTCAGGCAAGACGGCAAAGAGATTCGCGCCCAGCTCGCGGTCATTTTGAATCGCACCGGCGAACTGCTTTTTGTCGACAGTCAGGGCCGCAAGATCTTGCAAGCCGACATCGACAAACTCGGTGCCATGCTGGCCGCTGCCGAACTGCGCATCAGCGATTATGGTCGCGCACTGGATGATGCCCTGCAGCAACTCGTTGCCGATCACCGGCAGAAAATGGAAGAGTGGCGTTGA
- a CDS encoding lipopolysaccharide biosynthesis protein, whose protein sequence is MSGKKVAVGSAIMVAKRWAVRLLSLVSTMILARLLVPQDFGVLALALSFSMLFEVLAEFNFDLALIRKSEVDDSHYHTAWTLNVIGNSAIAAALAVAAPLFATFAKVPEATVVLQVIALCFFFDGLQNIGMVAWRRELQFSQEFHLEFWRKALEVLVAVLWALYSPSVWALVAGMLAGRLSGLLLSFWLHPFRPRFSLLHWRELVGFSGWAMAFNFAVKVAQRTDHFLISRMQGVTSVGFYSNAQMLASLPTVELVMPISRALFPGFSAMIGEPARLRDTYLQALSGLLLLALPMAVGLVFVADAAVLLLLGEQWLSTTPLVQALALAQVVALSAASSVPLLMALGRMRGLFLRALAMIAYRPLLMYVVLTWHGLNGAPWAVLASVLIQVSIDSWLIRRALDFTVLDWLRRTWRPYVAVLVMAAVLWLSLPAAAPVGVSAALLRLAVAVALAAPVYAGTVLLLWWLAGQPAGLERMLVQAVKQRLRPAAVG, encoded by the coding sequence ATGAGCGGAAAAAAAGTCGCAGTCGGCTCCGCCATCATGGTTGCCAAGCGCTGGGCGGTGCGTCTGCTCAGCCTGGTCAGTACGATGATACTGGCGCGATTGCTGGTGCCGCAGGATTTCGGCGTGCTCGCGCTGGCGCTCAGTTTCAGCATGCTGTTCGAAGTGCTGGCCGAATTCAATTTTGATCTGGCGCTGATCCGCAAAAGCGAAGTTGACGACAGCCATTACCACACCGCCTGGACCTTGAATGTCATCGGCAACTCGGCCATTGCCGCGGCGCTCGCCGTGGCCGCGCCGTTGTTCGCTACCTTTGCCAAGGTGCCGGAAGCGACGGTAGTGCTGCAGGTCATTGCGCTGTGCTTTTTCTTTGATGGCTTACAGAACATCGGCATGGTGGCGTGGCGGCGCGAATTGCAGTTCAGCCAGGAATTTCATCTCGAATTCTGGCGCAAGGCGCTGGAAGTGTTGGTCGCGGTGTTGTGGGCGCTGTACTCGCCGTCAGTGTGGGCACTGGTCGCCGGCATGTTGGCCGGTCGGCTCAGCGGTTTGCTGCTGAGTTTCTGGCTGCATCCGTTCCGGCCCCGGTTCAGTTTGCTGCACTGGCGCGAGCTGGTCGGTTTTTCCGGCTGGGCGATGGCGTTCAATTTCGCCGTGAAAGTAGCGCAGCGTACTGATCACTTTCTGATCAGCCGGATGCAGGGCGTCACCAGCGTCGGTTTTTATTCCAATGCGCAAATGTTGGCGTCACTGCCCACGGTTGAGTTGGTGATGCCAATCAGCCGGGCGCTGTTCCCCGGCTTCAGCGCCATGATTGGCGAACCGGCGCGGCTGCGTGACACCTATCTGCAGGCTTTGTCGGGTTTGCTGTTGCTGGCGCTGCCAATGGCGGTCGGTCTGGTTTTTGTTGCTGACGCCGCGGTACTGCTGCTGCTCGGTGAACAATGGCTCAGCACTACGCCGCTGGTGCAGGCGCTGGCATTGGCGCAGGTGGTGGCCTTGTCGGCGGCCAGCAGTGTGCCGCTGCTGATGGCACTCGGCCGCATGCGTGGCCTGTTTTTGCGCGCGTTGGCGATGATCGCCTACCGGCCCTTGCTGATGTATGTCGTGCTGACCTGGCATGGTCTCAACGGCGCGCCGTGGGCGGTGCTGGCTTCCGTGCTGATCCAGGTCAGCATCGACAGCTGGCTGATCCGGCGGGCGCTGGATTTCACGGTGCTGGACTGGCTGCGTCGCACCTGGCGGCCGTACGTGGCGGTGCTGGTAATGGCAGCGGTGCTCTGGCTCAGCCTGCCAGCCGCGGCGCCGGTCGGTGTATCCGCCGCGCTGCTGCGGCTCGCTGTGGCGGTCGCGCTGGCGGCCCCGGTTTATGCCGGCACCGTGCTGCTGCTGTGGTGGCTGGCCGGGCAACCGGCCGGGCTGGAGCGGATGCTGGTGCAGGCCGTGAAGCAGCGGCTGCGGCCGGCAGCGGTTGGCTGA
- a CDS encoding PilZ domain-containing protein, whose product MSDFDKREDPRLRRQERAFIRVLLGDGAALPTQTEDISRGGFRAQFSEAIAESSIHHVVIELEASKLRFLLAAEVRWCQPAATGGYYAGFALLDARGTDYEAWRAFAEADAESGV is encoded by the coding sequence GTGAGCGATTTCGACAAACGGGAAGATCCCCGCCTGCGCCGTCAGGAGCGCGCCTTCATTCGCGTGCTGCTCGGTGATGGCGCCGCGCTGCCCACCCAAACCGAAGACATCTCCCGCGGCGGCTTTCGTGCCCAGTTCAGCGAAGCCATCGCCGAGTCCAGTATCCACCACGTGGTGATCGAACTCGAAGCCTCCAAGCTGCGCTTTCTGCTCGCCGCTGAAGTGCGCTGGTGCCAGCCAGCCGCAACTGGCGGTTACTATGCGGGCTTTGCCTTGCTCGATGCTCGTGGTACCGATTATGAGGCTTGGCGTGCGTTTGCTGAGGCTGATGCGGAGAGCGGAGTGTAA
- a CDS encoding polysaccharide deacetylase family protein has product MKHSGKRRLKLAILAFAQTFGLFALARRFTREQARILCYHGFAYRDEHQFIPQLFMQSSTFEQRLQQIERSQFTVVSLTELVERLERGDSIANLLVITVDDGWTGFARFALPQLQQRRWPCTLYLTTWYAEKERPVLNVLRRYLAWHGVSLPAEQSDNAAEYAALQAAAAAAQIDLRCPDGELFRLSPLPHFAALAQQPEQPLDIQLHTHRHRLPLAPAALADELQQNRQRIEALSQRSAEHFCYPSGEYTAAHLPLLRANGVRSATTTQLGLVRRDCDRLQLPRILDGENLHPLELAAELSGFMTLIRRLRGKPVALNHYSEETSPAP; this is encoded by the coding sequence ATGAAGCATTCCGGCAAGCGCCGACTGAAGCTGGCGATACTCGCCTTTGCGCAGACGTTCGGGCTGTTTGCGCTGGCGCGTCGATTCACCCGCGAGCAGGCGCGCATTCTGTGCTATCACGGGTTTGCCTATCGCGATGAACATCAGTTCATTCCGCAGCTGTTCATGCAGTCGAGTACATTCGAGCAGCGGCTGCAGCAAATCGAACGCAGCCAGTTCACCGTGGTGTCATTGACCGAGTTGGTCGAGCGGCTGGAGCGTGGCGACTCCATTGCCAATCTGCTGGTCATCACCGTCGATGATGGCTGGACCGGCTTTGCCCGCTTTGCCCTGCCGCAATTGCAACAGCGGCGCTGGCCATGCACCTTGTACCTGACCACCTGGTATGCCGAAAAGGAGCGGCCGGTACTGAACGTGCTGCGCCGTTATCTCGCTTGGCATGGTGTCAGCTTGCCGGCCGAGCAGTCCGACAATGCCGCCGAATACGCCGCGCTGCAGGCCGCCGCTGCCGCGGCGCAAATCGATTTGCGCTGCCCCGATGGCGAACTGTTCCGACTCAGTCCGCTTCCTCACTTTGCCGCGCTGGCGCAACAACCGGAACAGCCGCTCGACATCCAGTTGCACACGCACCGGCATCGTTTGCCGCTGGCACCGGCCGCACTGGCCGATGAGCTGCAACAGAATCGCCAGCGCATCGAAGCGCTCAGCCAGCGCAGCGCCGAGCATTTTTGTTACCCGAGTGGCGAATACACCGCCGCGCATCTGCCGCTGCTGCGCGCCAATGGCGTGCGCAGCGCCACCACCACGCAACTTGGCTTGGTTCGTCGCGATTGTGATCGGCTGCAATTGCCGCGAATTCTTGACGGCGAAAATTTGCACCCGCTGGAGCTGGCGGCAGAATTGTCCGGTTTTATGACGCTCATCCGCCGTTTACGCGGCAAGCCGGTTGCGTTGAACCATTATTCTGAAGAGACGAGTCCGGCACCATGA